A region from the Populus trichocarpa isolate Nisqually-1 chromosome 18, P.trichocarpa_v4.1, whole genome shotgun sequence genome encodes:
- the LOC112325050 gene encoding uncharacterized protein LOC112325050, producing the protein MPRTTPGAQKSLQNCWQRKEAVERCDLALAKWMIDTCVPFNAVNSVYYQHVIDVVTVMSSSYKRPNLHAIRGYYLVKTIDEVKIYVESYREIWKKTGCTLMTDGRTDQKRRTLINFLVCCPKGTIFLKTVDVSDVSKTARLLYQLFREVVLYIGVENIVHMVNDNAANYIAAGSILAHKDELRAMVTFREWVSSDYAKDSKEKKFVEIRVLRMVDGDGDDRPSMGYLYDVIHHAKEEMMRRFQKRKARVKPFIDIINNRWDGQLYRNLYAAAFWLNSRFQYDANIMDKHMSTISGLLDVFEKYAHGNLPLQNKITSEIKLFRNAEHDFGRASAINNRTLMPPDDCDDEVSKEHADDLLGVDESGSIPSTFDPNFASMETEELNVFIQQK; encoded by the exons ATGCCTAGAACAACTCCTGGTGCTCAAAAGTCTCTTCAGAATTGTTGGCAAAGGAAAGAAGCAGTTGAACGGTGTGATCTTGCTTTAGCGAAGTGGATGATTGATACATGTGTGCCATTTAATGCTGTTAACTCTGTGTATTATCAGCATGTCATAGATGTTGTAACAGTCATGAGTTCTAGTTATAAAAGACCAAACTTGCATGCTATTCGTGGTTATTACTTGGTAAAAACGATTGATGAAGTGAAGATTTATGTTGAGAGTTATCGAGAGATTTGGAAGAAGACTGGTTGCACATTAATGACTGATGGACGGACAGATCAGAAGAGAAGGACTTTAATTAACTTCTTAGTATGTTGTCCTAAAggaacaatttttttgaaaactgtGGATGTATCAGATGTCTCAAAGACTGCTAGATTGTTGTATCAATTGTTTAGAGaggttgttttgtatattgGGGTAGAAAACATTGTGCATATGGTGAATgataatgctgcaaattataTTGCTGCTGGCAG CATTTTAGCTCATAAAGATGAGTTGAGAGCTATGGTGACATTTAGGGAATGGGTCTCATCTGATTATGCTAAAgatagcaaagaaaaaaagtttgttgAGA TTCGAGTTCTACGAATggttgatggtgatggtgatgatagaCCTTCGATGGGATATTTGTATGATGTTATTCatcatgcaaaagaagaaatgatgagGAGATTTCAAAAGAGAAAGGCTAGAGTGAAACCTTTCATAGACATTATCAATAATCGGTGGGATGGACAACTATATAGAAATCTTTATGCAGCGGCATTTTGGTTGAATTCTCGATTTCAATATGATGCAAATATAATGGATAAACATATGAGCACCATTTCTGGACTTCTAGATGTTTTTGAGAAGTATGCACATGGAAATTTACCATTGCAAAATAAGATTACAAGTGAGATAAAGTTGTTTAGGAATGCTGAACATGACTTTGGTCGAGCGTCCGCAATAAATAATCGCACCCTTATGCCTCcag atgatTGTGACGATGAAGTTTCAAAGGAGCATGCTGATGATTTATTAGGTGTTGACGAGAGTGGCTCAATTCCATCGACATTTGATCCAAATTTTGCTTCTATGGAAACAGAAGAACTTAATGTGTTCATTCAAcaaaagtga